In Haloterrigena turkmenica DSM 5511, a single genomic region encodes these proteins:
- a CDS encoding DUF7332 family protein has protein sequence MERVRRTGLVVCFCLAILIVGPVAGAAQQSAAVADGSPAASQPKVDADGQQATACFDAGGTEFVTGSADGTNIWVRLHAGPLTGSGWAIGAELIGSTGGTSIVEVVAGIQFVGDGFLNLLSSPGESIELISGFDFQLPMLEMASSGLGADEAAGSDGGAENESGDSAANESDDGQRGDQRASDSPFEMIRC, from the coding sequence ATGGAACGCGTTCGCCGAACCGGCCTCGTCGTGTGTTTCTGCCTAGCTATACTGATAGTCGGGCCGGTCGCCGGGGCCGCACAGCAGTCGGCGGCCGTCGCCGACGGATCGCCCGCCGCGAGTCAACCGAAGGTCGACGCCGACGGACAGCAGGCGACGGCCTGTTTCGACGCCGGAGGCACCGAGTTTGTCACCGGTTCCGCGGACGGAACGAACATCTGGGTCCGCCTCCACGCCGGGCCGCTTACCGGTTCCGGCTGGGCGATCGGCGCCGAACTGATCGGCTCGACCGGGGGGACCTCGATCGTCGAGGTCGTCGCCGGGATCCAGTTCGTCGGCGACGGCTTCCTCAATCTCCTCTCGAGTCCCGGGGAGTCGATCGAACTGATCAGCGGGTTCGACTTCCAGTTGCCGATGCTCGAGATGGCCTCGAGCGGACTCGGAGCCGACGAGGCCGCCGGGAGCGACGGCGGCGCCGAAAACGAGAGCGGAGACAGTGCCGCGAACGAGAGCGACGACGGGCAACGCGGTGACCAACGGGCCAGCGACAGCCCGTTCGAGATGATTCGGTGCTGA
- a CDS encoding LysE family translocator, whose translation MSVITTALAGVVFGFALAAPPGPMNAIIAEESVIRGWVAGFRAGLGAMSADALFFVLTLAGAVAVIDRYPAARPALYLAGGLLMLYFAVGAIAEARNTASFTDAGESDEASGFRKTFVLSLTNPYQIGFWLTVGVGLLRPGTLDVLSHVPAAGSTLEGALVVETGSPVLLTGFFAGIGLWIVVYPVTLDAVGRRVDAFAPVVAALSAVVLVGFGLVFLAIGTLRVV comes from the coding sequence GTGAGCGTTATCACCACCGCACTCGCGGGCGTGGTCTTCGGGTTCGCGCTCGCCGCGCCACCGGGCCCAATGAACGCGATTATCGCCGAAGAGAGCGTCATCCGCGGCTGGGTCGCCGGCTTCCGAGCCGGGCTGGGCGCGATGAGCGCGGACGCGCTGTTCTTCGTCCTGACGCTAGCCGGCGCCGTCGCGGTGATCGACCGCTATCCGGCCGCCCGACCCGCGCTCTACCTCGCCGGCGGACTGCTGATGCTGTACTTCGCCGTCGGTGCGATCGCGGAGGCCAGAAACACCGCCTCCTTCACCGACGCCGGCGAGAGTGACGAGGCGTCGGGCTTTCGCAAGACGTTCGTGCTCTCGCTGACCAACCCCTACCAGATCGGCTTCTGGCTCACCGTCGGCGTCGGCCTGCTCCGGCCCGGAACGCTCGACGTCCTCTCGCACGTCCCCGCCGCCGGGTCGACCCTCGAGGGGGCGCTGGTCGTTGAAACCGGCTCTCCCGTGCTGTTGACTGGCTTCTTCGCGGGGATCGGGCTCTGGATCGTCGTCTATCCGGTGACGCTGGACGCGGTCGGCCGCCGCGTCGACGCCTTCGCGCCCGTCGTCGCGGCGTTGAGCGCCGTCGTCCTCGTCGGGTTCGGACTGGTCTTCCTGGCGATCGGGACGCTTCGAGTCGTCTGA
- a CDS encoding O-methyltransferase has protein sequence MVDVLSDDIDRFVRAVGPEPDETLREMDDYARREGFPTVGPDVGATLRLLARLTDAERIFEFGSGYGYSAYWMAEALSNDGEIVLTEVDADELELAREYMREGGYDDLARYELGDALETIDDYDGPFDMVLIDCQKHRYRDAFEAVREKVSPGGVVVGDNAITAGPMDFEHLLALVEGEAPDDVDEHTRGIADYLERVTDDPDFETIALPLGEGIAVSYRLE, from the coding sequence ATGGTCGACGTGCTTTCGGACGACATCGATCGCTTCGTTCGTGCGGTCGGGCCGGAACCGGACGAAACGCTGCGCGAGATGGACGACTACGCCCGGCGCGAGGGGTTCCCCACTGTCGGGCCCGACGTCGGCGCCACCCTCCGCCTGCTCGCCCGGCTGACCGACGCCGAGCGGATCTTCGAGTTCGGCTCCGGTTACGGCTACTCGGCCTACTGGATGGCCGAAGCGCTCTCCAACGACGGCGAGATCGTCCTCACCGAGGTCGACGCGGACGAACTCGAGCTGGCCCGCGAGTACATGCGCGAGGGCGGCTACGACGACCTCGCGCGGTACGAACTGGGAGACGCGCTCGAGACGATCGACGACTACGACGGCCCGTTCGACATGGTCCTGATAGACTGCCAGAAACACCGCTACCGCGACGCGTTCGAGGCCGTCCGCGAGAAGGTGTCGCCCGGCGGCGTCGTCGTCGGGGACAACGCGATCACTGCGGGCCCGATGGACTTCGAACACCTGCTCGCGCTCGTCGAGGGCGAGGCCCCCGACGACGTCGACGAACACACGCGGGGGATCGCCGACTACCTCGAGCGCGTGACCGACGACCCCGACTTCGAAACCATCGCCCTGCCGCTGGGCGAGGGGATCGCGGTCAGTTATCGGCTCGAGTGA
- a CDS encoding PAS domain S-box protein: MSERSESANATDWAVGDDRTARQCTRALVDVVDDGVFRLDADDRFVAVDETLLSTAGCDREALLGEHVSTLLSTDEAAQLDAARQTHSEAEGKDRADLERRDDADARRGPESVTTLECALRTADGTAVPYRLRLAPVRVDGEFRGSIGVVRERSESDTSSGGAGSDADRERVDSEPDRETARPTETPTEAAATVFEDAAVGVFVFDEATEVAWLNAAAERYFGIDRETVLGRNRESVIDETLGDRVADPAAFRDAVTATDDGAAAERSECHVTAAGDRAERWLEFRGRPIESGPYAGGRIELYYDVTDQHRRAYQLRRLNEAVREWLASDSREAVAERATEQLVDILGLEINGVFLHDPDARELRPVAWSEPAAAAIGEIPTFAEGEGIAWRVFDSGRAEIDDDVTADPDVYNPETPIRSEICLPIGDHGVVIIGSERRDAFDDADLSLAKVVASSLEAIFDRLRHERSLERERAQTEQLFQTAPVAISVRNADGELVRANQRARETLGAADGSPIDAATIGGRDVRDVDETVASDESPAARVRATGEPMFNQEIVLEGPDGERRWFSLNAAPVFDADGALERVVSVGEEITELKVQKQRLQRRKSELETELSEILGRVSDGFYALDDEFRFTHVNETAEELLGRSRAELLGTVLWDVFPEAVGSDLEDRYREALETQQSLSFERRSRPLGIWAQVQVYPSETGLSIYFRDISERKARERELTTYETIVETVEDGIYVLDEDERFTTVNETYAELTGYDREELLGAHASTVVTESAMDRAQTVATDDREIPTIETELETKSGSRVPVEASVATLAATDGRERVGVVRDITDRRERQRKLEASEQRYRTLAENFPNGIVALYDDELRYTAAGGQLVDQLGIDQENAIGQRIHDRYPDDILAEIEPHFRAALAGEERSFEVSYYGRRLSAHTLPVRTAGDVRAGMLVVQDVTERAEYQRKLEESNERLEQFAYAASHDLQEPLRMVTSYLQLIENRYADELDADGREFIDFAVDGAERMREMIEGLLAYSRVETRGDPFEPVDLEETLEAVRRDLELQIEESDAEITADSLPRVRGDPSQLRQVFQNLLSNAIEYSGPEPPRIHLEAERKGDRWRVSVTDEGIGIDPEDADRVFEIFQRLHGREEHDGTGIGLALCQRIVERHGGEIRVESEPGEGSTFSVTLPAADD, from the coding sequence ATGAGCGAACGATCGGAGTCGGCGAACGCGACGGACTGGGCGGTCGGCGACGACCGCACGGCCCGCCAGTGTACGCGAGCGCTCGTCGACGTAGTCGACGACGGGGTCTTCCGGCTGGACGCCGACGATCGGTTCGTCGCGGTCGACGAGACGTTGCTGTCGACGGCGGGCTGCGACCGCGAGGCGCTGCTCGGCGAACACGTCTCGACGCTGCTGTCGACGGACGAGGCGGCGCAACTCGACGCCGCGAGGCAGACTCACTCCGAGGCCGAAGGGAAGGACCGCGCCGACCTCGAGCGGCGAGACGATGCCGACGCGCGTCGGGGTCCGGAATCCGTCACGACCCTCGAGTGCGCGCTTCGGACCGCCGACGGGACGGCAGTACCCTACCGGCTTCGACTCGCGCCGGTTCGGGTCGACGGCGAGTTCCGCGGTTCGATCGGCGTCGTCCGCGAGCGTTCCGAGTCTGACACCAGCAGCGGAGGAGCCGGATCCGACGCCGACCGCGAGAGAGTCGACTCCGAGCCCGACCGCGAGACCGCTCGACCGACGGAAACGCCGACCGAAGCGGCCGCAACGGTTTTCGAGGATGCCGCGGTCGGCGTCTTCGTGTTCGACGAGGCCACCGAGGTCGCGTGGCTCAACGCGGCGGCAGAGCGATACTTCGGCATCGACCGCGAGACCGTGCTCGGTCGGAACAGAGAGAGCGTCATCGACGAGACGCTCGGGGATCGCGTCGCCGACCCGGCGGCGTTTCGCGACGCCGTCACCGCGACCGACGACGGGGCGGCCGCCGAACGCTCCGAGTGTCACGTGACCGCCGCCGGGGATCGCGCGGAACGCTGGCTCGAGTTCCGGGGCCGGCCGATCGAGTCCGGGCCCTACGCCGGCGGGCGGATCGAACTCTACTACGACGTCACCGACCAGCACCGCCGAGCCTACCAGTTACGCCGGCTGAACGAGGCCGTCCGCGAGTGGCTGGCGAGCGACAGTCGCGAGGCGGTCGCCGAGCGCGCCACCGAACAGCTCGTCGACATCCTCGGCCTCGAGATCAACGGCGTCTTCCTCCACGACCCGGACGCGCGGGAACTCCGACCGGTCGCCTGGTCGGAGCCGGCCGCGGCGGCGATCGGCGAGATTCCGACGTTCGCGGAGGGCGAGGGGATCGCTTGGCGGGTCTTCGACAGCGGACGGGCGGAGATCGACGACGACGTCACCGCTGATCCGGACGTCTACAACCCGGAGACGCCCATCCGGAGCGAGATCTGTCTCCCGATCGGCGACCACGGCGTCGTCATCATCGGCTCCGAGCGGCGCGACGCCTTCGACGACGCCGACCTCTCGCTGGCGAAGGTCGTCGCCTCGAGCCTCGAGGCGATCTTCGATCGTCTTCGCCACGAGCGCTCCCTCGAGCGCGAACGCGCCCAGACAGAACAGCTCTTCCAGACGGCACCGGTCGCCATCTCGGTCCGGAACGCCGACGGCGAACTCGTGCGGGCGAACCAGCGCGCGCGGGAGACCCTCGGCGCGGCCGACGGCAGTCCGATCGACGCGGCGACGATCGGCGGTCGGGACGTCCGCGACGTCGACGAGACCGTCGCTTCCGACGAGTCGCCGGCGGCGCGGGTGCGGGCGACCGGCGAGCCGATGTTCAACCAGGAGATCGTCCTCGAGGGACCGGACGGGGAACGGCGATGGTTCTCGCTGAACGCCGCGCCCGTCTTCGACGCCGACGGGGCGCTCGAGCGAGTCGTCTCGGTCGGAGAGGAGATCACTGAACTGAAAGTCCAGAAGCAGCGCCTCCAGCGGCGCAAGAGCGAGCTCGAGACCGAACTGAGCGAGATCCTCGGTCGCGTCTCGGACGGCTTCTACGCGCTCGACGACGAGTTCCGGTTCACCCACGTCAACGAGACGGCCGAGGAACTGCTGGGCCGCTCTCGCGCGGAACTGCTCGGGACCGTGCTGTGGGACGTCTTCCCCGAGGCGGTCGGTTCGGACCTCGAAGACCGGTATCGCGAAGCCCTCGAGACGCAGCAGTCGCTCTCGTTCGAACGCCGCTCCAGGCCCCTCGGCATCTGGGCGCAGGTGCAGGTCTACCCCTCCGAGACGGGGCTATCGATCTACTTCCGCGATATCAGCGAGCGCAAGGCCCGCGAGCGCGAGCTGACGACCTACGAGACGATCGTCGAGACCGTCGAGGACGGCATCTACGTCTTAGACGAGGACGAGCGGTTCACGACCGTCAACGAGACCTACGCCGAACTGACCGGCTACGACCGCGAGGAGCTGCTCGGGGCCCACGCCTCGACCGTCGTCACCGAATCGGCCATGGACCGAGCGCAGACGGTCGCGACCGACGACCGCGAGATTCCGACGATCGAGACCGAACTCGAGACGAAATCCGGCTCGCGCGTTCCGGTCGAAGCGTCGGTGGCGACGCTCGCGGCGACCGACGGTCGCGAACGGGTCGGCGTCGTCCGCGACATCACCGACCGGAGGGAGCGCCAGCGCAAACTCGAGGCCAGCGAGCAGCGCTACCGCACCCTCGCGGAGAACTTCCCGAACGGGATCGTCGCGCTGTACGACGACGAGTTGCGGTACACGGCCGCCGGGGGGCAACTCGTCGATCAGCTCGGGATCGACCAGGAGAACGCGATCGGACAGCGGATCCACGACCGCTACCCCGACGACATCCTCGCGGAGATCGAACCCCACTTCCGGGCCGCCCTCGCGGGCGAGGAACGGTCCTTCGAGGTGAGCTACTACGGTCGGCGACTGTCGGCACACACCCTGCCCGTCCGGACGGCCGGCGACGTTCGGGCAGGGATGCTCGTCGTCCAGGACGTCACCGAGCGCGCGGAGTACCAGCGCAAACTCGAGGAGTCCAACGAGCGACTGGAGCAGTTCGCCTACGCCGCGAGCCACGATCTGCAGGAACCCCTGCGGATGGTGACGAGCTACCTGCAGTTGATCGAGAACCGGTACGCCGACGAGCTCGACGCGGACGGGCGAGAGTTCATCGACTTCGCGGTCGACGGCGCCGAGCGCATGCGCGAGATGATCGAGGGCCTGCTCGCGTACTCCCGGGTCGAGACGCGGGGCGACCCGTTCGAACCGGTCGATCTCGAGGAGACCCTCGAAGCGGTCCGGCGGGACCTCGAACTGCAGATCGAGGAGTCCGACGCCGAGATCACCGCCGACTCGCTGCCCCGCGTCCGCGGCGATCCGAGCCAGTTGCGACAGGTCTTCCAGAACCTGCTGTCGAACGCGATCGAGTACAGCGGGCCGGAGCCGCCGCGAATCCACCTCGAGGCCGAACGCAAGGGAGACCGATGGCGGGTGTCGGTCACGGACGAGGGGATCGGGATCGATCCCGAAGACGCGGACCGCGTCTTCGAGATCTTCCAGCGCCTGCACGGTCGCGAGGAGCACGACGGGACCGGCATCGGGCTGGCGCTCTGTCAACGGATCGTCGAGCGCCACGGCGGCGAGATCCGCGTCGAGTCCGAACCCGGCGAGGGCTCGACGTTCTCGGTGACGCTGCCGGCCGCTGACGACTGA
- a CDS encoding mechanosensitive ion channel family protein: MVQPQLAQQGPVPDWLQDPIAELVTFLPRLVGALVILFIGWIIGRVAARAVRSLADGIELDRMVLETPLGRILGGTERAVSSAFGSLAKWFVYSLAILAAANALAIQLLSEWISTAVSYLPAFIAGLLVIVIGFVVADFVGDIIERTRAAAETVYGNWFANGARMFLYFTAIVIGLDTMGIDVSILYVFARALAWGLAAAVAIGAGVAFGWGGKDYVAENIGNWMGRTASVTPDEEASGGGRSTGSDRSASGRSRRSDRDTGSEPGPTDDD; the protein is encoded by the coding sequence ATGGTTCAACCGCAACTCGCCCAGCAAGGACCGGTTCCCGACTGGTTACAGGACCCGATCGCGGAACTCGTCACGTTCCTCCCGCGGCTGGTCGGCGCGCTGGTAATCCTCTTCATCGGGTGGATTATCGGCCGCGTCGCCGCGCGAGCCGTCCGAAGTCTCGCCGACGGAATCGAACTCGACAGGATGGTCCTCGAGACGCCGCTGGGACGCATCCTCGGCGGAACAGAGCGGGCCGTCTCCAGCGCGTTCGGATCGCTCGCGAAGTGGTTCGTCTACTCGCTGGCCATCCTCGCGGCCGCCAACGCCCTCGCGATCCAGTTGCTGTCGGAGTGGATCTCGACGGCCGTCTCGTACCTGCCGGCCTTTATCGCCGGACTGCTCGTCATCGTCATCGGCTTCGTCGTCGCCGACTTCGTCGGTGACATCATCGAGCGGACGCGAGCGGCGGCCGAGACGGTCTACGGGAACTGGTTCGCCAACGGCGCCCGCATGTTCCTCTACTTCACCGCCATCGTCATCGGCCTCGACACGATGGGGATCGACGTCAGCATCCTCTACGTCTTCGCGCGAGCGCTCGCGTGGGGCCTCGCCGCGGCGGTCGCCATCGGCGCCGGCGTCGCCTTCGGCTGGGGCGGCAAGGACTACGTCGCCGAGAACATCGGCAACTGGATGGGCCGCACCGCCAGCGTCACGCCCGACGAAGAAGCGTCGGGCGGCGGCCGCTCGACCGGAAGCGACCGGTCTGCCAGCGGCCGGTCCCGCCGCTCCGACCGGGACACCGGCTCCGAACCTGGCCCGACCGACGACGACTGA
- a CDS encoding creatininase family protein, which produces MYLANRSWPELGDYVADESLAVVPLGSTEQHGPHLPEGTDHMIAEALAREATDRTGYLCTPPIPIGVSSHHRQFPGTMWVEAPVFRDYVESLSRNLTYHGIDRIVYVNAHGGNVAHLREVGRRLHDDGTAYAIEWMWDESIPELIEEVFETPGPHGGPKETAMIMHIANELVHADRLEEARDGGAVFDYDAERVHGATTFYDCIENSPNGIFGDQTDATPEIGEELFEAATDQLVALLEWLDDRPFEELMPEPHLEPRSEHRG; this is translated from the coding sequence ATGTACCTCGCCAACCGGAGTTGGCCGGAACTCGGCGACTACGTCGCGGACGAGTCGCTCGCGGTCGTCCCGCTGGGCTCGACCGAGCAGCACGGCCCGCACCTCCCCGAAGGAACCGATCACATGATCGCGGAGGCGCTGGCCCGCGAAGCGACCGATCGAACCGGCTACCTCTGTACGCCGCCGATCCCGATCGGCGTCAGCTCCCACCACCGGCAGTTCCCCGGGACGATGTGGGTCGAGGCGCCCGTTTTCCGGGACTACGTCGAGAGCCTCTCGCGAAACCTCACCTACCACGGCATCGATCGCATCGTCTACGTCAACGCCCACGGCGGCAACGTAGCTCATCTCCGGGAGGTCGGCCGGCGGCTCCACGACGACGGCACCGCCTACGCCATCGAGTGGATGTGGGACGAGTCCATCCCCGAACTGATCGAGGAGGTCTTCGAGACCCCCGGCCCCCACGGCGGCCCCAAGGAGACGGCGATGATCATGCATATCGCGAACGAACTCGTCCACGCGGACCGCCTCGAGGAGGCCCGCGACGGCGGCGCGGTCTTCGACTACGACGCCGAACGGGTTCACGGCGCGACCACGTTCTACGACTGCATCGAGAACAGCCCCAACGGCATCTTCGGCGACCAGACCGACGCGACCCCCGAGATCGGCGAAGAACTGTTCGAGGCCGCGACGGACCAACTGGTGGCGTTGCTCGAGTGGCTCGACGACCGACCGTTCGAGGAGCTCATGCCGGAACCCCACCTCGAGCCGCGGTCGGAACACCGCGGCTAG
- the nikR gene encoding nickel-responsive transcriptional regulator NikR: MAVVSVSMPDELLERLDQFADEHGYTGRSEVVREASRNLLGEFEDTRLEERDLMGIVTVLFDYETTSVEEQMMHLRHEHEDLVASNFHSHVGDHYCMELFVLEGQLEDISTFVGKIRATKDALTVDYSVIPVDDFDPFAQGN; this comes from the coding sequence ATGGCAGTCGTTAGCGTCTCGATGCCGGACGAACTCCTCGAGCGACTCGATCAGTTCGCGGACGAACACGGTTACACCGGCCGGAGCGAGGTCGTCCGCGAGGCCTCGCGGAACCTGCTCGGCGAGTTCGAGGACACCCGTCTCGAGGAGCGCGATCTGATGGGGATCGTCACCGTCCTCTTCGACTACGAAACGACCAGCGTCGAGGAACAGATGATGCATCTGCGCCACGAACACGAGGACCTCGTCGCCTCGAACTTCCACAGCCACGTCGGCGACCACTACTGTATGGAACTGTTCGTCCTCGAGGGCCAACTCGAGGATATCTCGACGTTCGTCGGAAAGATCCGCGCGACCAAGGACGCGCTGACGGTCGACTACTCGGTAATTCCCGTCGACGATTTCGATCCGTTCGCACAGGGCAACTGA
- a CDS encoding cupin domain-containing protein: protein MTYRKVNYEDVEQVSSAMHFLSDPLETEQVGVTVARCDPGWNSKPHDHTENGHEEVYVLIEGEATVIIDDEPVAMETGDALWIPPSSTRQIRNGDAESAFVLVSAPSIAEEDGDGGEWSLSGFAG, encoded by the coding sequence ATGACCTACCGGAAGGTGAACTACGAGGATGTCGAGCAGGTTTCGAGCGCGATGCACTTCCTGTCGGATCCGCTAGAGACCGAGCAGGTGGGGGTGACGGTCGCCCGCTGCGATCCCGGCTGGAACAGCAAGCCGCACGATCACACTGAGAACGGTCACGAGGAGGTCTACGTGCTGATCGAGGGGGAAGCGACAGTCATTATCGACGACGAGCCGGTCGCGATGGAGACCGGCGACGCGCTGTGGATCCCCCCGTCGTCGACCCGCCAGATCCGCAACGGGGATGCGGAGAGCGCGTTCGTGCTCGTTAGCGCCCCGAGTATCGCTGAGGAAGACGGCGACGGCGGGGAGTGGTCGCTCTCGGGCTTTGCCGGTTGA